The following proteins are encoded in a genomic region of Pseudodesulfovibrio mercurii:
- a CDS encoding efflux RND transporter periplasmic adaptor subunit, with amino-acid sequence MPRSSVSVPHGNRPRKRVPGPVLAGLLCLLAAALLAACGGNENKAKRERVVPVTAVAAVRENVPVTLSAVGNVTPLASVEIKSRVGGIIVKQLVQNGQDVEAGDLLFQVDPRSFDLAIKEAQARLDRDRAHLNKAKEDLRRYSKLRELNVVAQESYDNTFAEATSLENTIRLNEAALEQARLDRDYAAIRAPISGRVGIVQVNVGNVIKANDDRTLCVINQIRPINVSFTLPERYLGEIMERRRQGPMRVSITPSGMTSTPVDGDLAAVDNAVDTTTGTIRLLASYPNDDTRFWPGQFARVELTLRTLKDALLLPTGAVLQGMDGPYVYVVKTAGDDPASGTVEPRQVVTAHIVGKRTVIRSGIEPGDMVVLDGQVGLSPGAKVSIKNMGKNAAKADGKGAAGTPAKAPAEDKQ; translated from the coding sequence GTGCCTCGCTCATCTGTCTCTGTTCCGCATGGAAACCGGCCCCGGAAACGGGTTCCCGGCCCGGTCCTGGCCGGGCTGCTCTGCCTGCTCGCGGCAGCCCTGCTCGCGGCCTGCGGCGGCAATGAAAACAAGGCCAAACGGGAGCGCGTGGTCCCGGTCACGGCCGTGGCCGCCGTGCGCGAGAACGTGCCCGTGACCCTATCCGCCGTGGGCAACGTCACCCCGCTGGCCTCGGTGGAGATCAAGTCCAGGGTGGGCGGAATCATCGTCAAGCAGTTGGTCCAGAACGGCCAGGACGTGGAGGCGGGCGACCTGCTCTTCCAGGTGGACCCGCGTTCCTTCGACCTGGCCATCAAGGAGGCCCAGGCCCGGCTCGACCGCGACCGCGCCCACCTGAACAAGGCCAAGGAGGACCTGCGCCGCTACTCCAAGCTCCGCGAGCTGAACGTGGTCGCCCAGGAGTCCTACGACAACACCTTTGCCGAGGCCACCTCACTGGAAAACACCATCCGGCTCAACGAGGCCGCCCTGGAGCAGGCCCGGCTCGACCGCGACTACGCCGCCATCCGCGCCCCCATCTCCGGGCGGGTGGGCATCGTCCAGGTCAACGTGGGCAACGTCATCAAGGCCAACGACGACCGCACCCTGTGCGTCATCAACCAGATCCGGCCCATCAACGTCTCCTTCACCCTGCCCGAGCGCTACCTGGGCGAGATCATGGAGCGCCGCAGACAGGGGCCCATGCGCGTCAGCATCACCCCGTCCGGCATGACCTCCACGCCCGTTGACGGGGATTTGGCCGCCGTGGACAACGCCGTGGACACGACCACGGGCACCATCCGGCTGCTGGCCTCCTACCCCAACGACGACACCCGGTTCTGGCCCGGCCAGTTCGCCCGGGTGGAGCTGACCCTGCGGACCCTCAAGGACGCCCTGCTCCTGCCCACCGGGGCGGTCCTCCAGGGCATGGACGGGCCTTACGTGTACGTGGTCAAGACCGCCGGGGACGACCCGGCGTCCGGCACCGTGGAGCCGAGGCAGGTGGTCACCGCCCACATCGTGGGCAAACGCACGGTCATCCGGTCCGGCATCGAGCCCGGCGATATGGTGGTCCTGGACGGCCAGGTGGGGCTGAGCCCCGGCGCCAAGGTGTCCATCAAGAACATGGGCAAAAACGCGGCCAAGGCCGACGGCAAGGGCGCGGCGGGGACTCCCGCCAAGGCCCCGGCCGAGGACAAACAATAA
- a CDS encoding Crp/Fnr family transcriptional regulator, which yields MDTFRLLRKTPLFSGLEDEAVMALASRARLSRYEPGERVISRSDETQAFFVVLSGRAKIFRSTPDGKEQILYLVEAGQPFCFCSAFTDRPYPVDVAALEKSLVAGIPSEDMEDLARRQPILLLKIMQTLAGRLLETMNLVESLALHGTQKRIACFLQHSEGCCAARPGDPFSLHISHTEMARIVGTSPETLSRVIQKFKRRRLIEASGRNIRILDHDGLAAAHETE from the coding sequence ATGGACACCTTCCGCCTGCTGCGAAAAACCCCCCTCTTTTCGGGCCTTGAGGACGAGGCGGTCATGGCCCTGGCCAGCCGCGCCCGGCTCAGCCGCTACGAACCCGGCGAACGGGTCATCAGCCGGTCCGACGAGACCCAGGCCTTCTTCGTCGTCCTGTCCGGGCGGGCCAAGATCTTCCGCAGCACCCCGGACGGAAAGGAGCAGATCCTCTATCTGGTGGAGGCGGGCCAGCCCTTCTGCTTCTGCTCGGCCTTCACGGACCGGCCCTATCCCGTGGACGTGGCCGCCCTGGAAAAGAGCCTTGTGGCGGGCATCCCGTCCGAGGACATGGAGGACCTGGCCCGGCGCCAGCCCATCCTCCTGCTCAAGATCATGCAGACCCTGGCGGGCAGACTGCTGGAAACCATGAACCTCGTGGAGTCCCTGGCCCTGCACGGCACCCAGAAGCGCATCGCCTGTTTCCTCCAGCACTCCGAGGGATGCTGCGCCGCCCGCCCCGGCGACCCCTTCTCCCTGCACATCTCCCACACCGAGATGGCCCGCATCGTCGGCACCAGCCCGGAGACCCTGTCCCGCGTCATCCAGAAGTTCAAACGCCGCCGCCTCATCGAGGCCTCGGGCCGGAACATCCGCATCCTCGACCACGACGGCCTGGCCGCCGCCCACGAAACGGAGTGA
- a CDS encoding efflux RND transporter permease subunit, which produces MNPSALFVRRPVMTTLVMTAILVFGVMAYLRLPVSDLPSVDFPTIEVSASLSGANPETMASSVATPLEKQFSTIAGLDSMTSISSLGSTRITLQFTLERNIDDAALDVQSAITTALRRLPDDMTSTPSFRKVNPADSPILYLSLSSPTMRLSDVNEYAENFMAQRISMVNGVAQVQVYGSQKYAVRIQLSPERLSAMELGVDEVAEAVRKGNVNLPVGTVAGPVREYIVRSSGKLMNAEDYKPLVVAWRKGAPVRLSDVADVFDSVEQTRRRNWYNGQPGMVLAIQRQPGTNTVEVVKAVRALLPSFQSQLPAAINLNVLYDRSESIKESIGDVQFTLLLTVGLVILVIFLFLRRLSATIIPSLALPMSVIGTFSVMYLYGFSLNNISLMALTLSVGFVVDDAIVMLENIVRHGEMGKSTLEAVMDGSKEIAFTIVSMTISLAAVFLPVLFMGGIVGRLFHEFAVTICASILISGLVSLTLTPMLCSLIIKPHNGETHHGKLFNLFERGFEGLRRFYARTLDWTLRHHRLTMLASILVLILTVVLFRAIPKGFLPTEDAGRLMVSTEAEQGVAFDIMKERQQQLMRIVANDPAVQNYMSVVGGGGPNRGGNSGRLMVDLKPRSERGPIEGVQQRLRAKLSQVPGIRAFVSNPPAIRIGGRSSKGQYQYTLQSPDTEVLFQAAADMEKRMQELPGIQDVSSDMEFDNPELAIDIDRDKASALGISAYQIEDALSTSFGNRKVSSIYAPTDTYDVIMELGPQYQSNPDALAMLSVRSANGKLVRLETLAKWGLGVGPLSVNHSGQLPSATISFNLPPGESLGSAVDAVSKLAAEVVPASVSTSFQGEAQAFQDSMRGLWVLLVMAILVIYMVLGVLYESFVHPLTILSGLPSAGVGALLTLMVFGQDLNIYGFVGIIMLIGIVKKNAIMMIDFAVEAQRGHGHGAAEAIREGALIRFRPIMMTTMAALMGTLPIALGLGAGAEARRPLGLAVVGGLLVSQLLTLYFTPVYYMYLDAAQQRLNRLFGRAGSHPSTD; this is translated from the coding sequence ATGAATCCGTCCGCCCTGTTCGTCCGCCGCCCGGTCATGACCACCCTGGTCATGACCGCCATCCTGGTCTTCGGCGTCATGGCCTACTTGCGCCTGCCGGTCAGCGACCTGCCCAGCGTGGACTTCCCGACCATCGAGGTCTCGGCCTCCCTGTCCGGGGCCAACCCCGAGACCATGGCCTCGTCCGTGGCCACGCCCCTGGAAAAACAGTTCTCGACCATCGCCGGGCTGGACTCCATGACCTCCATCTCCAGCCTGGGCAGCACGCGCATCACCCTGCAGTTCACCCTGGAGCGGAACATCGACGACGCGGCCCTGGACGTGCAGTCGGCCATCACCACGGCCCTGCGGCGGCTGCCCGACGACATGACCTCCACCCCGAGCTTCCGCAAGGTCAACCCGGCGGACTCGCCCATCCTCTATCTTTCGCTCTCCTCGCCGACCATGCGGCTGTCCGACGTCAACGAGTACGCCGAGAACTTCATGGCCCAGCGCATCTCCATGGTCAACGGCGTGGCCCAGGTCCAGGTCTACGGCTCCCAGAAGTACGCCGTGCGCATCCAGCTCTCGCCCGAAAGGCTGTCGGCCATGGAGCTCGGCGTGGACGAGGTGGCCGAGGCCGTGCGCAAGGGCAACGTCAACCTGCCCGTGGGCACCGTGGCCGGCCCCGTGCGCGAGTACATCGTCCGCTCCAGCGGCAAGCTCATGAACGCCGAGGACTACAAGCCCCTGGTGGTGGCCTGGCGCAAGGGCGCGCCCGTGCGCCTGTCCGACGTGGCCGACGTGTTCGACTCCGTGGAGCAGACCAGACGGCGCAACTGGTACAACGGCCAGCCCGGCATGGTCCTGGCCATCCAGCGCCAGCCCGGCACCAACACCGTGGAGGTGGTCAAGGCCGTGCGCGCCCTGCTGCCCTCCTTCCAGTCCCAGTTGCCCGCCGCCATCAACCTGAACGTGCTCTACGACCGCTCCGAGTCCATCAAGGAGTCCATCGGGGACGTGCAGTTCACCCTGCTGCTCACCGTGGGCCTGGTCATCCTGGTCATCTTTCTCTTCCTGCGCAGACTGTCGGCCACCATCATCCCGAGCCTGGCCCTGCCCATGTCGGTCATCGGCACCTTCTCGGTCATGTACCTCTACGGGTTCAGCCTGAACAACATATCGCTCATGGCCCTGACCCTGTCCGTGGGCTTCGTGGTGGACGACGCCATCGTCATGCTCGAAAACATCGTCCGCCACGGGGAGATGGGCAAGTCCACCCTGGAGGCGGTCATGGACGGTTCGAAGGAGATCGCCTTCACCATCGTGTCCATGACCATCTCCCTGGCCGCCGTGTTCCTGCCCGTGCTCTTCATGGGCGGCATCGTGGGCCGCCTGTTCCACGAGTTCGCCGTGACCATCTGCGCCTCCATCCTCATCTCCGGGCTGGTCTCCCTGACCCTGACCCCCATGCTGTGCAGCCTGATCATCAAGCCGCACAACGGGGAGACGCATCACGGCAAACTGTTCAACCTGTTCGAGCGGGGCTTCGAGGGGCTGCGCCGGTTCTACGCCCGCACCCTGGACTGGACCCTGCGCCACCACCGGCTGACCATGCTCGCCTCCATCCTGGTCCTGATTCTTACCGTGGTCCTGTTCCGGGCCATCCCCAAGGGCTTCCTGCCCACCGAGGATGCGGGCCGCCTGATGGTCTCCACCGAGGCCGAACAGGGCGTGGCCTTCGACATCATGAAGGAGCGCCAGCAGCAGCTCATGCGGATCGTGGCCAACGACCCGGCCGTGCAGAACTACATGTCCGTGGTCGGCGGGGGCGGCCCCAACCGGGGCGGCAACTCCGGCCGCCTCATGGTCGATCTCAAGCCGCGCAGCGAACGCGGCCCCATCGAGGGGGTCCAGCAGCGGCTGCGGGCCAAGCTCTCGCAGGTGCCGGGCATCCGGGCCTTCGTGTCCAATCCCCCGGCCATCCGCATCGGCGGGCGCAGTTCCAAGGGCCAGTACCAGTACACCCTGCAGAGCCCCGACACCGAGGTCCTGTTCCAGGCCGCAGCGGACATGGAAAAGCGCATGCAGGAGCTGCCCGGCATCCAGGACGTGTCCTCGGACATGGAGTTCGACAACCCCGAGCTGGCCATCGACATCGACCGCGACAAGGCCTCGGCGCTCGGCATCTCGGCCTACCAGATCGAGGACGCCCTCTCGACCTCCTTCGGCAACCGCAAGGTCTCGTCCATCTACGCGCCCACCGACACCTACGACGTCATCATGGAGCTGGGCCCGCAGTACCAGTCCAACCCGGACGCCCTGGCCATGCTCTCGGTGCGCTCCGCCAACGGCAAGCTCGTGCGCCTCGAAACCCTGGCCAAGTGGGGCCTGGGCGTGGGCCCGCTGTCCGTCAACCACTCGGGCCAGCTGCCGTCCGCGACCATCTCCTTCAACCTGCCGCCGGGAGAGTCCCTGGGCTCGGCCGTGGACGCGGTCTCGAAGCTGGCCGCCGAGGTGGTCCCGGCCTCGGTCTCCACCAGCTTCCAGGGCGAGGCCCAGGCCTTCCAGGACTCCATGCGCGGCCTGTGGGTCCTGCTGGTCATGGCCATCCTGGTCATCTACATGGTGCTGGGCGTGCTCTACGAGTCCTTCGTCCACCCGCTGACCATCCTGTCCGGCCTGCCGTCGGCGGGCGTGGGCGCGCTCCTGACCCTCATGGTCTTCGGCCAGGACCTGAACATCTACGGGTTCGTGGGCATCATCATGCTCATCGGCATCGTCAAGAAGAACGCCATCATGATGATCGACTTCGCGGTGGAGGCCCAGCGCGGGCACGGCCATGGCGCGGCCGAGGCCATCCGCGAGGGCGCGCTCATCCGCTTCCGGCCGATCATGATGACCACCATGGCCGCGCTCATGGGCACCCTGCCCATCGCGCTCGGCCTGGGCGCGGGGGCCGAGGCCCGGCGTCCGCTGGGACTGGCCGTGGTCGGCGGCCTGCTGGTCTCCCAGCTCCTGACCCTGTACTTCACCCCGGTCTACTACATGTACCTGGACGCGGCCCAGCAGCGGTTGAACCGCCTCTTCGGCCGGGCCGGGAGCCACCCCTCCACGGACTAG